The following proteins come from a genomic window of Ignavibacteria bacterium:
- a CDS encoding TonB-dependent receptor: protein MQKSTFSFKDLINSIWLIIVLILTAFLATDLAQTTGTIRGTVTQSDGTPVSYATVALVNTPMGAASDAQGRYTIANVPEGTYQLRASAIGYKAVTTSVTVTGGRTASHNFTLSADVLNLQEIVVTGTISPIPKLESSVAISTITPRELEQANPRSTTEALRYVPGFTRVESSGGEVNENISVRGILGVEYVMFMEDGLPVFPTMHTFFMNADNLFRPDENIQSIEVVRGGSSALFGSNTPGAIINFINKTGGPSFSGIIKATGGTKGLARYDFNVNGPLSNDVRFNLGGFYRYDQGVRYPGFPAIKGGQIKGSITKLLDNGYVRGSFKVINDRNQFILPLPFQNPDDPQYVPGFSDYGAMNTNEANNLVVPTPTGDLKYPLEDGLITQAYWLTGDVSFNFDEGLTIRNMAQFMQDSQGWNGIFTGQPTSVRDYVAGLKLPAGTNASFFYTNYFNAAGQKLPFDLTANNGLAFLSPSQLVTVQKPLSAFQDQLQIVKTFEKKHTVSIGLYAANYTQTNRWYFSDILMDVRDNPRLVDMALSTGGGAPVFSTFNGFRNFVSLYRNGSGSTSIFSGMIGGSFALLPRLRLDLGLRGEIDSYVQDAENQSTVDLDNNPATTYNNEQWGNYSFRHFNRTIRDWAGSIGLNFGLTDQVALYAQANRAYKMPALDEFLDATAQQQIDLFGNRRLVSYEGGIKLSDPLYAFTVNGFWEELTNIVSQGFELNPATGQGVWVIRGNPDNRAYGAEIELSLQPIQGLGLIGVGTYTQAKNVEGSGGAALTAGGIPKWVANISATYSMLGFTAYADFHYVGARTLVNAIYDQATGKYTTYQEYFTLHAYNYMNAGIAYGFPNQGLVLSVDLLNVYQSKGLEEGNPRTPGISSYYFVARPILPRRLTASLSYRF from the coding sequence ATGCAGAAATCTACTTTTAGCTTCAAAGATTTAATTAATTCAATATGGCTCATTATTGTTTTAATTCTGACAGCATTCCTTGCAACTGACCTTGCACAAACGACCGGTACAATAAGAGGAACTGTAACACAAAGTGATGGGACTCCGGTTTCATATGCTACGGTTGCACTGGTAAATACCCCTATGGGTGCCGCCTCTGATGCGCAGGGCAGGTACACAATAGCCAATGTTCCTGAAGGAACATACCAATTGAGGGCAAGTGCAATTGGCTACAAAGCTGTCACTACTTCTGTAACAGTTACCGGCGGAAGGACAGCGTCGCATAACTTCACGCTCTCTGCAGACGTTCTTAATCTGCAGGAAATTGTTGTAACGGGTACAATTTCCCCAATACCCAAACTTGAATCCTCCGTTGCAATAAGTACAATCACTCCAAGGGAACTTGAACAGGCAAATCCCAGAAGCACAACTGAAGCTTTGCGGTATGTACCAGGCTTCACACGAGTTGAAAGTTCAGGCGGTGAGGTAAATGAAAACATATCAGTCCGCGGCATTCTGGGAGTAGAATATGTAATGTTTATGGAAGATGGACTTCCGGTATTCCCAACCATGCATACCTTCTTTATGAATGCGGATAACTTATTCAGGCCTGATGAAAACATCCAGAGCATTGAGGTTGTACGCGGCGGTTCCTCAGCACTTTTTGGATCCAACACGCCGGGTGCAATAATTAATTTTATAAACAAGACCGGAGGCCCCAGTTTTAGCGGCATAATAAAGGCAACCGGGGGAACCAAAGGCCTTGCTCGATACGACTTCAATGTAAATGGCCCGCTAAGTAACGACGTAAGATTTAACCTTGGCGGATTCTACAGGTACGACCAAGGCGTAAGATATCCTGGCTTTCCTGCCATAAAGGGCGGGCAGATTAAAGGAAGCATAACAAAACTCTTGGATAATGGGTATGTCAGGGGCAGCTTTAAGGTCATTAACGACCGGAACCAGTTCATACTTCCACTGCCTTTCCAGAACCCCGACGATCCGCAGTACGTACCGGGATTTTCAGACTATGGCGCTATGAACACCAATGAGGCCAACAATCTGGTTGTCCCGACTCCTACTGGCGACTTAAAATACCCGCTTGAGGATGGCCTCATAACACAGGCATACTGGCTTACGGGCGACGTAAGTTTTAATTTCGACGAAGGTCTGACCATAAGAAACATGGCCCAGTTCATGCAGGATTCACAGGGCTGGAATGGAATTTTTACTGGCCAGCCCACAAGCGTTAGAGACTATGTGGCAGGGCTGAAACTTCCGGCCGGAACAAATGCAAGCTTTTTCTATACAAATTACTTCAATGCAGCCGGGCAAAAGCTTCCATTTGATCTTACTGCCAATAACGGCCTGGCATTTTTATCTCCCAGCCAGCTGGTTACGGTTCAGAAACCTTTGTCGGCTTTCCAGGACCAGCTGCAGATAGTGAAGACATTCGAAAAGAAGCATACTGTTTCCATTGGGCTTTATGCTGCAAATTATACGCAGACCAACAGATGGTATTTCTCCGATATTCTGATGGATGTCAGGGATAACCCAAGGCTGGTTGACATGGCCCTTTCGACCGGCGGCGGAGCACCGGTTTTTTCGACATTCAACGGCTTCAGAAATTTTGTTTCCCTCTACCGCAATGGAAGCGGCTCTACTTCAATTTTTTCAGGAATGATCGGCGGCTCATTCGCGCTGCTCCCAAGGCTGCGCCTTGACCTGGGTTTAAGAGGTGAAATCGACAGTTACGTCCAGGACGCAGAGAATCAATCGACAGTCGACCTGGATAATAACCCGGCTACCACATATAATAACGAACAGTGGGGAAACTATTCCTTCAGGCATTTCAACCGTACAATCAGAGACTGGGCCGGATCTATAGGGCTTAATTTCGGACTTACGGACCAGGTTGCTTTATATGCCCAGGCAAACCGTGCATACAAAATGCCCGCACTAGATGAATTCCTTGACGCAACAGCCCAGCAGCAGATAGACCTCTTTGGAAACAGGAGACTTGTATCGTATGAAGGCGGCATCAAGCTCTCTGACCCGCTGTATGCTTTTACTGTTAATGGATTCTGGGAGGAACTTACGAATATCGTAAGCCAGGGTTTTGAACTGAATCCTGCAACAGGTCAGGGTGTATGGGTTATAAGAGGTAATCCGGATAACAGGGCATACGGCGCCGAAATTGAGCTCTCGCTTCAGCCAATTCAGGGCCTTGGCTTAATTGGAGTAGGCACTTACACTCAGGCAAAGAATGTAGAGGGCTCCGGCGGCGCAGCCCTTACTGCCGGCGGAATACCTAAATGGGTGGCTAATATCTCTGCAACTTATTCTATGTTGGGATTTACTGCTTATGCAGACTTCCATTATGTCGGCGCAAGAACTCTTGTAAACGCGATCTATGACCAGGCCACAGGCAAGTATACTACGTACCAGGAGTACTTTACGCTTCACGCTTATAATTATATGAATGCCGGCATTGCATACGGTTTTCCAAATCAGGGGCTGGTTCTCTCGGTTGATTTGCTGAATGTTTACCAGTCCAAGGGGCTTGAGGAAGGAAACCCGAGGACGCCGGGCATTTCTTCGTATTATTTTGTTGCAAGGCCGATACTGCCAAGGAGACTGACAGCTTCACTTAGTTATCGGTTCTAG
- the cydB gene encoding cytochrome d ubiquinol oxidase subunit II, with protein sequence MDLNTIWFILVGVLIMGYAILDGFDLGVGILHLFTKDETEKRISLNAIGPVWDGNEVWLLTGGGALFAAFPAVYATVFSGYYIALMLLLLALILRAISMEFRSKVEDSGWRRFWDYAFGIGSLLPSILFGVAIGNILRGLPINEKGLFTGTFPGLLNPYSILIGLLSMAMFIMQGSVYLAMKSAGSQKKRAEAAASASWIALISLYVVATLSSIIISPFLFEGLLRNPLFYIVFVLLLSAFVYFPVALKAGKLKIAIISSSVIIASMIGLMAISLFPRLVPSGTNLAYSLTIYNSSSTPATLTVMLIIALIGMPAVIAYTAFIYKVFKGKVLLSEESY encoded by the coding sequence ATGGACTTAAATACAATCTGGTTTATTCTTGTAGGCGTGCTTATTATGGGCTATGCCATCTTAGACGGCTTCGATCTCGGAGTAGGCATTCTTCACCTTTTTACAAAAGACGAGACAGAAAAAAGGATCAGCCTTAATGCCATAGGTCCCGTATGGGACGGCAACGAAGTGTGGCTGCTTACCGGCGGAGGGGCATTATTTGCGGCATTCCCTGCAGTCTATGCCACCGTATTCAGCGGTTACTATATTGCACTTATGCTTCTTCTTCTGGCACTCATCTTACGCGCCATATCGATGGAATTCCGCTCTAAAGTGGAAGACTCGGGCTGGCGCAGATTCTGGGACTATGCATTCGGTATTGGCAGCCTTCTTCCCTCAATTCTTTTCGGCGTTGCAATCGGCAACATCTTAAGAGGCCTCCCGATAAATGAAAAGGGATTATTTACCGGAACATTTCCGGGGCTGCTCAACCCGTACTCAATCCTTATTGGTCTCTTAAGCATGGCAATGTTCATTATGCAGGGATCGGTTTATCTGGCAATGAAATCTGCGGGCAGCCAGAAGAAAAGAGCCGAAGCCGCTGCATCAGCCTCATGGATTGCACTCATATCTTTATATGTCGTTGCAACATTGAGCTCAATTATTATATCCCCTTTCCTGTTTGAAGGGCTGTTAAGGAATCCGTTATTCTATATCGTATTTGTCCTTCTCCTATCAGCATTTGTATACTTCCCGGTTGCGCTTAAGGCGGGCAAACTGAAAATTGCTATCATATCCTCTTCAGTTATTATAGCATCAATGATAGGACTGATGGCAATAAGCCTGTTCCCCAGACTTGTCCCTTCAGGAACAAACCTGGCATATAGCTTAACCATATATAATTCATCATCCACACCGGCAACCTTAACGGTCATGTTAATTATTGCCTTGATAGGAATGCCGGCAGTAATAGCATACACTGCCTTTATTTACAAAGTATTCAAAGGCAAAGTACTCTTAAGCGAGGAAAGCTATTAA
- a CDS encoding cytochrome ubiquinol oxidase subunit I: MDAVFLARVQFAMTAGFHFLFPPVSIGLAWLVVIMEGLGWKKKSEIYQKAGKFFGKLLALTFAVGVATGIVMEFQFGTNWAEYSKFVGDIFGAPLAAEGVFAFFLESGFLGLYLFGRNRVSKGVHWFSALMVAFGATLSAFWIIAANSWQQTPAGYRINNNRAELTSFFDAVFNESTLPRYFHTVDAALMCGAFFVAGIAAYYLLRKQHLEVAKSAMKVAVIFGLIVSVMEVFPFGHVHAQQVARTQPEKFAAIEGLYTTQTGAPVVLFAIPSAPPPALHAKIEVPKLLSYMAFGDVNAKVRGINEFPKDEIPPLVMTFVSFHTMVGLGMFMILVLAWAFISMRKNTLWENKKLLKILLWSIPVPVLACQVGWMAAEIGRQPWIVYKLLRTSFAASITVSAGEILFSIIMFGIIYLSLLGLYIFLLAKEVKHGPEELKKGAPVKLELEEA; the protein is encoded by the coding sequence ATGGATGCTGTTTTTCTGGCACGGGTTCAATTTGCAATGACAGCAGGATTTCATTTTCTTTTTCCGCCTGTTTCAATCGGGCTTGCCTGGCTTGTAGTAATTATGGAAGGCTTAGGCTGGAAGAAGAAAAGTGAGATCTATCAAAAAGCAGGTAAGTTTTTCGGCAAGCTTCTGGCTCTTACATTTGCAGTGGGAGTGGCAACAGGTATTGTAATGGAATTTCAGTTCGGCACCAACTGGGCCGAATACTCAAAGTTTGTGGGGGATATCTTTGGCGCTCCGCTTGCTGCCGAAGGCGTGTTTGCTTTCTTCCTCGAATCGGGCTTTCTCGGCCTTTATCTTTTCGGCAGAAACCGTGTTTCAAAGGGGGTACACTGGTTCTCAGCCCTCATGGTAGCATTTGGAGCAACTTTGTCGGCTTTCTGGATAATTGCAGCAAATTCATGGCAGCAGACTCCGGCGGGCTACCGCATCAATAATAACCGCGCCGAACTGACTTCATTTTTTGACGCTGTATTCAACGAATCAACTCTTCCAAGATACTTCCATACGGTAGATGCTGCTTTAATGTGCGGCGCCTTCTTTGTCGCTGGCATAGCAGCATATTATCTTCTTAGGAAGCAGCACCTTGAGGTTGCAAAATCGGCCATGAAGGTCGCAGTAATCTTCGGACTTATTGTATCCGTAATGGAAGTATTCCCTTTCGGGCATGTGCACGCACAGCAGGTAGCACGCACCCAGCCTGAAAAATTTGCCGCAATCGAAGGGCTCTATACCACACAGACAGGAGCTCCGGTTGTGCTTTTTGCGATTCCTTCGGCTCCGCCTCCGGCTCTGCATGCAAAAATAGAAGTCCCCAAGCTCCTGAGCTATATGGCCTTCGGTGACGTGAACGCAAAGGTAAGAGGAATAAATGAGTTTCCTAAAGATGAAATTCCCCCTCTTGTAATGACGTTTGTTTCTTTCCACACCATGGTCGGCCTAGGAATGTTCATGATACTTGTGCTTGCCTGGGCGTTTATTTCAATGCGGAAGAATACGCTCTGGGAAAACAAGAAGCTCCTTAAAATCTTACTGTGGTCTATACCCGTTCCTGTCCTGGCTTGCCAGGTGGGATGGATGGCTGCCGAAATAGGGCGCCAGCCATGGATCGTCTATAAGCTTTTAAGAACCAGCTTTGCTGCATCAATAACCGTCAGCGCGGGTGAAATATTATTCTCAATTATAATGTTCGGAATTATTTATCTGTCGCTTCTGGGGTTGTACATATTCCTGCTGGCAAAAGAAGTAAAACACGGACCGGAGGAACTTAAGAAAGGGGCACCCGTAAAATTAGAATTAGAGGAGGCATAA
- a CDS encoding Rrf2 family transcriptional regulator: MQSFITRECDYALRITVFLAGLTSKSQLSVSELSERLHVSKSYAARIVHTLKLGGIIKTTQGLYGGVSLARAAEAITFYDVMQAMNFKAALNDCLASKDVCSFPAVCKVHGFLAIQEKKLLDEFKKARISDYAFDEDSIDKINCALTKT; the protein is encoded by the coding sequence ATGCAGAGTTTTATAACAAGAGAATGCGACTACGCTTTAAGAATAACGGTTTTTCTGGCAGGATTAACATCCAAAAGCCAGCTTTCAGTCTCAGAATTGTCTGAAAGGCTTCACGTCTCCAAGTCATATGCAGCAAGAATAGTTCACACGCTTAAGCTTGGCGGCATTATTAAAACCACGCAGGGGCTCTATGGGGGTGTGTCACTTGCCCGGGCAGCTGAGGCAATAACCTTTTATGATGTAATGCAGGCAATGAACTTTAAGGCGGCACTTAACGACTGCCTGGCATCAAAAGATGTATGCTCATTTCCTGCAGTCTGCAAAGTCCATGGCTTTCTTGCCATTCAGGAAAAGAAACTTCTGGACGAATTTAAGAAAGCAAGGATCTCCGACTATGCATTTGATGAGGACTCAATAGATAAAATAAACTGTGCTCTAACAAAAACTTAA
- a CDS encoding TlpA family protein disulfide reductase: MTKIKGYGPFPLSFGMLQNMDPSNIWIRSKPEIKGIPENLRNLMSGTFEVDFLQYTYQSYYAGKISESLFASCKNSWHWEPDPAEFTKQEIKGSIAVAAGYDENNRLRIFVDKNNNYDLNDDGYFILPDIKEGQNIFSRYNDSLLIEAAYEYYDGRDVRKSKAWMYIDYGPEMLIPNLKDSSIKLLINHAEHYLGGFVLDNKNYSIALMSDGRPVAREHYNILLGEKGKGFAEGSPVDERGTEKGGLIRIGDYYYKFLGASLDGSKVILARENVLDSTEGNQVGLKALKFTGQTIDGLKINLSELKGKYVLLDFWGTWCKPCREEIKSLKEIYETCKNKNFLMLGIANDDVKTLKSFVEKQDLAWPQIAQDQDKSILKLYNVLGYPTTYLIDPEGRIVAKNLRGPDLIRKLKSIFTD, encoded by the coding sequence ATGACAAAGATAAAAGGGTATGGACCCTTCCCATTAAGTTTTGGAATGCTGCAGAATATGGACCCGTCAAATATCTGGATAAGAAGTAAACCGGAAATAAAAGGAATCCCGGAGAACCTGCGAAACTTGATGTCCGGGACATTTGAAGTTGACTTTCTGCAGTACACATATCAAAGCTATTACGCCGGAAAAATTTCTGAAAGCTTGTTTGCCTCATGCAAGAACTCCTGGCATTGGGAACCTGACCCAGCAGAGTTCACAAAGCAGGAAATAAAAGGATCGATAGCTGTTGCTGCAGGATACGATGAGAATAACAGGCTCAGGATATTTGTTGACAAAAATAACAATTATGATTTAAATGACGATGGATACTTTATTTTGCCGGATATAAAAGAAGGGCAGAATATATTTAGCAGGTATAATGATTCTTTGCTAATTGAAGCGGCATATGAATATTATGATGGACGCGATGTAAGGAAAAGTAAAGCATGGATGTATATTGATTACGGACCGGAGATGTTAATCCCAAATCTGAAAGATTCTTCGATCAAACTTTTAATTAACCATGCCGAGCATTACCTGGGCGGGTTTGTGCTTGATAACAAAAACTACTCTATTGCTCTTATGTCAGACGGCAGGCCTGTAGCAAGAGAACATTATAATATTCTCCTGGGGGAAAAGGGGAAAGGTTTTGCAGAAGGAAGTCCTGTTGATGAAAGGGGTACCGAAAAGGGAGGATTAATCAGGATTGGAGATTATTATTACAAATTCCTCGGGGCAAGTCTTGACGGAAGTAAAGTCATTCTTGCAAGAGAAAATGTTCTCGACAGCACAGAAGGCAACCAGGTGGGGTTAAAGGCCCTAAAATTTACCGGACAAACAATCGACGGCCTAAAGATAAATTTAAGTGAGTTGAAGGGAAAATATGTTTTACTTGATTTCTGGGGGACCTGGTGCAAGCCGTGCAGGGAGGAAATAAAGAGCTTAAAAGAAATTTACGAAACCTGCAAAAATAAAAATTTCCTCATGCTGGGCATAGCTAATGATGACGTTAAGACATTAAAAAGCTTCGTGGAGAAACAGGATCTCGCATGGCCGCAGATAGCACAGGATCAGGATAAAAGTATACTAAAGCTGTATAATGTACTTGGATATCCAACCACCTACCTGATTGATCCTGAGGGGCGCATAGTTGCCAAAAACCTGCGGGGTCCTGATCTGATAAGAAAGCTGAAAAGCATTTTCACTGATTAA
- a CDS encoding class I SAM-dependent methyltransferase, giving the protein MFHALQNQLRKPSGLFGAVVAKMMERRNRKFYSKTISSLGVNDGDRIFEIGYGPGYGIELLARNYDCIIGGIDFSDLMYKKAAERNKKNIDSGKVNLRYGDLLDLDTGSEKYDKAFCINVIYFWNDLNKAFQKVNSPLNENGIYFIYMATADELKRLGFEKEFVKYSVEQVEAALRQTGFTKVEYKNDDGYYIKAWKC; this is encoded by the coding sequence ATGTTTCATGCTCTTCAAAACCAGTTAAGAAAACCTTCAGGGCTATTCGGCGCTGTTGTTGCAAAAATGATGGAAAGGCGTAACAGGAAGTTTTATAGTAAAACCATTTCTTCACTGGGGGTTAATGACGGTGACAGGATATTTGAAATTGGCTATGGTCCAGGCTACGGTATTGAACTTCTTGCCCGGAATTACGACTGCATAATTGGCGGAATTGATTTTTCCGACCTAATGTATAAAAAAGCAGCTGAGAGGAATAAGAAAAATATAGACTCAGGTAAAGTTAATCTGAGATATGGCGACCTGTTGGATTTGGATACGGGAAGCGAAAAATATGATAAGGCTTTCTGTATTAATGTAATATATTTCTGGAATGATTTGAACAAAGCATTCCAGAAAGTAAATTCGCCTCTCAATGAAAACGGCATATACTTCATCTATATGGCCACAGCCGACGAACTGAAACGGCTTGGGTTTGAAAAGGAATTTGTAAAATATTCCGTTGAACAGGTTGAGGCAGCACTCCGTCAGACGGGGTTTACTAAAGTTGAATACAAAAATGACGATGGTTATTACATAAAAGCCTGGAAGTGCTGA
- a CDS encoding isocitrate lyase/phosphoenolpyruvate mutase family protein: MVSQDQKAKAETFLKLHTQKEILVLLNSWDPGSSKLVEAMGFKAVATTSMGISASLGYPDCQKIPFGEMLDTLAKIASRVKIPVTADIEGGYGNNPDEILSCIDKIIATGIVGINIEDSRNLSPELVEIPEFCERLQAIRSLSDNLGFHLVINARTDVFLTSSGAPAGRLKHAIERGNKYREAGADCIFVPGIWSREDISTLVKEIAAPINILANPTNAPSLPPTVAELEDLGVARLSLGASVTKAALLLIKKIADELLSEGSYNTLHDALTPIQEAAEAYSMATGLTVQNSPA; the protein is encoded by the coding sequence ATGGTTTCTCAGGATCAAAAAGCAAAGGCCGAAACATTCTTAAAACTTCATACTCAGAAGGAAATTCTTGTACTGCTTAACTCATGGGACCCCGGAAGCTCAAAACTGGTGGAAGCTATGGGCTTTAAGGCTGTTGCTACAACCAGCATGGGTATTTCGGCATCTTTAGGATACCCCGACTGTCAGAAGATCCCATTCGGCGAAATGTTGGACACCCTTGCGAAAATAGCAAGCAGGGTAAAAATCCCGGTCACGGCAGATATTGAAGGCGGCTATGGAAATAATCCGGATGAAATTTTATCCTGCATAGATAAAATTATTGCCACCGGAATAGTAGGAATAAACATAGAAGACAGTCGTAATCTCAGTCCTGAATTAGTAGAAATCCCGGAGTTCTGTGAAAGACTGCAGGCAATCAGAAGTCTATCGGACAATCTGGGGTTTCATCTTGTTATTAACGCAAGGACTGATGTTTTTCTTACTTCTTCGGGAGCACCCGCAGGCCGGTTAAAGCATGCCATAGAACGCGGCAACAAATACCGGGAGGCGGGGGCAGACTGCATATTCGTTCCCGGCATTTGGTCAAGAGAAGACATTTCTACTTTGGTTAAGGAAATTGCGGCCCCTATAAATATTCTTGCCAACCCGACCAATGCGCCCTCTCTTCCTCCTACAGTTGCAGAACTGGAGGACCTGGGTGTTGCCCGACTTAGCCTGGGCGCATCTGTGACGAAGGCGGCACTACTGCTTATTAAAAAGATTGCGGACGAATTACTGTCTGAGGGTTCATATAACACATTGCATGATGCTTTAACTCCTATTCAGGAGGCGGCAGAGGCTTATTCTATGGCTACAGGCCTCACTGTCCAAAACTCCCCAGCGTAG
- a CDS encoding cytochrome c produces MENIKTKSKKIKDILLYALITMFLFPVGSILIINDLFSQENPQVGGTSWVAPESANKLINPLKGNTKAIKEGKSLFTTYCVSCHGNKGEGNGVAAASLTPKPKNLTAKQVQDQTDGAIYWKITTGKPPMISWQSTLSDKQRWSLVNYIRELGKK; encoded by the coding sequence ATGGAAAATATAAAAACAAAAAGTAAAAAGATTAAGGACATACTATTATATGCCTTAATTACAATGTTTTTATTCCCCGTGGGGAGTATACTAATAATTAATGATCTATTTTCACAGGAAAATCCCCAGGTTGGGGGAACAAGTTGGGTGGCTCCTGAGAGTGCCAATAAACTAATAAATCCTCTTAAAGGTAATACTAAAGCAATTAAAGAAGGGAAGTCTTTGTTTACTACCTACTGTGTGAGTTGTCACGGCAATAAGGGTGAAGGTAACGGGGTTGCAGCTGCTTCGCTGACACCCAAGCCCAAAAACTTAACTGCCAAACAGGTTCAGGATCAGACCGATGGAGCTATATATTGGAAAATAACAACTGGAAAGCCTCCAATGATTTCCTGGCAGTCTACTCTGTCTGATAAACAACGCTGGTCGTTAGTAAATTATATTCGTGAGTTAGGGAAAAAATAA